The DNA sequence ATTTTGAAACAAATAGTATACAATTAAAAAAAGTTTCTCAAGTTAAAAATAAGGTTTCTTTTAATGAGCAGACATTCAAAAATTTTTATTGGATTATTAGCCGGTGCAGTTTTCGGAATTTTAAGCAATATATATTTAAGCGAAACAAGTTTTTTAAATTTTGTTCAAACTTATTTTTCTGATCCTCTTGGAAAAATATTTCTTAATATGTTGATAATGATGGTAATTCCATTGGTGTTTGCGAGTTTGTCTATAGGAGTTGCTCAAATTGGCGATTTGAAAAATCTTGGAAGAATTGGATTAAAAACAATTTCATATTTTTTTCTAGTAACTGCATTAGCTGTAACAATTGGATTGACTTTAGTTAATACAATAAAACCGGGAAATTATTTATCGGATGAAATTAAAACAAAATTGTTAACTTCTTACCAAAGTGAAGCAAGCGAGATAAAGGAAAAATCGGAAAATATAGAATTTGGAATTCAAACTTTAGTAAACATAGTTCCGCGAAATCCAATAGCAGCAATAGCAAAACCAAATCCCGAAATGTTGGCATTAATATTTTTTTCAATAATTGTTGGCGTTGCTTTAACAATGATTGGAAAAGATAATGCTCAGTCTGTAATTAATCTTTTGGAAGGAATAAACGAAATTACAATTGTTGTAATAAACATCGCAATGAAATTAGCACCATACGGAGTTTTTGCATTAATATTTTCTACAACTTCGCGTTTCGGTTTTGAGCTTTTAGTTGCATTAAGTATGTACGTAATTACAGTTTTACTGGGATTATCAATTCACTTATTAGTGTCGTTTCCCATTTTAATCAAAACTTTTGCAAAATATAATCCGGTTTTATTTTTTAAGAAAATTGAGACAGTAATGTTAACTGCATTTTCAACAAGTTCAAGCAGTGCAACTTTACCAACAACAATTTCGGTTTCGCAAAAGAATTTGGGAATTCCATCACACATAAACGGATTTATTCTTCCACTTGGCGCAACAATGAATATGAACGGAACAGCTTTGTTTGAAGGAGTTACAGTTTTATTTCTTGCACAAGTTTTTGGAGTTGAGCTAAGTTTTGGTGTTCAATTAA is a window from the Ignavibacteriota bacterium genome containing:
- a CDS encoding dicarboxylate/amino acid:cation symporter: MSRHSKIFIGLLAGAVFGILSNIYLSETSFLNFVQTYFSDPLGKIFLNMLIMMVIPLVFASLSIGVAQIGDLKNLGRIGLKTISYFFLVTALAVTIGLTLVNTIKPGNYLSDEIKTKLLTSYQSEASEIKEKSENIEFGIQTLVNIVPRNPIAAIAKPNPEMLALIFFSIIVGVALTMIGKDNAQSVINLLEGINEITIVVINIAMKLAPYGVFALIFSTTSRFGFELLVALSMYVITVLLGLSIHLLVSFPILIKTFAKYNPVLFFKKIETVMLTAFSTSSSSATLPTTISVSQKNLGIPSHINGFILPLGATMNMNGTALFEGVTVLFLAQVFGVELSFGVQLIVVLMSVLTAIGTAGVPSGSIPLLVMVLMMVNVPAEGIAIILGVDRFLDMCRTVLNVTGDITCAAYVAKSEGYQLAKE